From a region of the Streptomyces sp. NBC_01454 genome:
- the galE gene encoding UDP-glucose 4-epimerase GalE, with product MSYLITGGAGYIGSHVVRALRQAGETVVVLDDLTSGVAARIPEGVPLVVGSTLDRALLDETIAGHGITDVVHLAAKKQVGESVEMPLLYYRENVHGLQTLLEAMAAGGVGRLVFSSSAAVYGMPDVDLVTEDTPCVPINPYGETKLVGEWMARAVGKAHGISTACLRYFNVAGAAAPELADTGVFNIVPMVFERLTEGAAPRIFGDDYDTPDGTCIRDYIHVADLAEAHVAAARKLAEPGPVRDLTLNIGRGEGVSVREMIDLITEITGHGTVTAEVTPRRAGDPARVIAAADRITAELGWKARHDVRDMITSAWTGWQHHHAQA from the coding sequence ATGTCTTACTTGATCACGGGTGGTGCCGGATACATCGGCTCCCATGTCGTACGGGCCCTGCGCCAGGCGGGCGAGACGGTCGTCGTGCTCGACGATCTGACGTCGGGCGTGGCCGCCCGGATCCCGGAGGGCGTCCCGCTGGTCGTGGGCTCCACCCTCGACCGCGCGCTGCTCGACGAGACCATCGCCGGGCACGGCATCACCGATGTCGTGCATCTGGCCGCCAAGAAGCAGGTCGGCGAGTCCGTCGAGATGCCGCTGCTCTACTACCGCGAGAACGTCCACGGTCTGCAGACGCTGCTGGAGGCGATGGCCGCGGGCGGCGTGGGCCGCCTCGTCTTCTCCTCCTCGGCCGCGGTCTACGGCATGCCCGACGTCGACCTGGTCACCGAGGACACCCCCTGCGTGCCGATCAACCCGTACGGCGAGACCAAGCTCGTCGGCGAGTGGATGGCCCGTGCGGTGGGCAAGGCACACGGCATCAGCACCGCCTGCCTGCGCTACTTCAACGTCGCCGGCGCGGCCGCCCCCGAGCTGGCCGACACGGGCGTCTTCAACATCGTCCCGATGGTCTTCGAGCGGCTCACCGAGGGCGCCGCGCCGCGCATCTTCGGCGACGACTACGACACCCCCGACGGCACCTGCATCCGCGACTACATCCATGTCGCCGACCTCGCCGAGGCCCATGTGGCGGCCGCCCGCAAGCTCGCCGAGCCCGGTCCGGTGCGCGATCTGACGCTCAACATCGGCCGCGGCGAGGGCGTCTCGGTGCGCGAGATGATCGACCTGATCACCGAGATCACCGGCCACGGCACCGTCACCGCCGAGGTCACCCCCCGCCGGGCGGGCGACCCGGCCCGGGTGATCGCGGCCGCCGACCGGATCACCGCCGAGCTGGGCTGGAAGGCCCGGCACGACGTACGCGACATGATCACCTCGGCCTGGACGGGCTGGCAGCACCACCACGCACAGGCCTGA
- a CDS encoding DUF1876 domain-containing protein: protein MLQTAVGWHVELEFDEDAHRTRAAALVRLPDGSEVRAHGHTSRHPADSNQPRVGEEVAGARALNELAMKLLTKAHDEIDEVSGRTSHPLR, encoded by the coding sequence ATGCTGCAGACCGCTGTCGGATGGCATGTCGAGCTGGAATTCGACGAGGACGCCCACCGCACCCGCGCCGCGGCCCTGGTCCGGCTCCCCGACGGGAGCGAGGTCCGGGCCCATGGCCACACCAGCCGCCACCCCGCCGACTCCAACCAGCCGAGGGTCGGCGAGGAGGTCGCGGGGGCCAGAGCGCTCAACGAGCTGGCGATGAAGCTGCTGACCAAGGCCCACGACGAGATCGACGAGGTGTCCGGCCGGACCTCACACCCCCTGCGCTGA
- a CDS encoding glycosyltransferase family 2 protein — MPVSDDLAATVPTGPHGSPPTVSVIVPVHNTRRYLDRSLGSVFAQTLEQRQIEVIAVDDGSTDGSAEWLAEQARSHPNLTVLRQEASGGAGRPRNAGLARATGDYVFFLDSDDRLDTEALYWLTRTAQKNGSDVVYGRIAGADGRAAPVDLRTTSEEVSVFDSPVYWSLAAYKLFRRSFVERHRLRFVEGRLLAEDLPFGITALLRAEVVSVFAERTCYYLHGREDNSNATRQDIDWCEYLDYIGTVLDQVAAEVPPGADRDKLMVRHFHGEILMPFGASYLGRDAAGRRAMAAAARPLVARYLTDRVRAALPPALRLRAHCLHAGLDDELTAVVRADTESRPGPPHLDDDGRLYAGYPFFRDPRRDVPDACYDLTDRVVLRQRLDHPHWVGGVLHLRGTATLPPLGGDTAELLLRRGATTHRVPARYEDGGWQAAVDPATAADGGPLPDGTWGFKLALTAYGTGGAGGPALRREAWLVPEDGDGGPDFAPRIAGRGPAGPAVAALFLSRPHGHLHLDLGRDGTSRPLGTDLRGTADATRSGRATLTAHLTLPGCPVDAELRLLLVDGVRTVTLRTTAVRDTGDHYTVRSLLRGGPPGTWRVVLRVTAGPLRRELPVRPAGAPPGTPGQLTLTVPAAGPRARLRRVVRGIRRFRR; from the coding sequence GTGCCCGTCTCTGACGACCTCGCGGCCACGGTCCCCACCGGGCCCCACGGTTCGCCGCCGACCGTCTCCGTGATCGTGCCGGTGCACAACACCCGGCGCTACCTCGACCGCAGCCTGGGCTCCGTCTTCGCACAGACGCTGGAGCAGCGGCAGATCGAGGTGATCGCGGTCGATGACGGTTCCACCGACGGCAGCGCGGAATGGCTGGCCGAGCAGGCCCGCAGCCACCCCAACCTGACCGTGCTGCGCCAGGAGGCCTCCGGCGGCGCCGGCCGGCCGCGCAACGCCGGGCTGGCCCGGGCCACCGGCGACTACGTCTTCTTCCTCGACTCCGACGACCGCCTCGACACCGAGGCGCTGTACTGGCTCACCCGGACGGCCCAGAAAAACGGCTCGGACGTCGTCTACGGCCGGATAGCCGGCGCCGACGGCCGCGCGGCCCCCGTCGACCTGCGCACCACCAGCGAAGAGGTCTCCGTCTTCGATTCCCCGGTCTACTGGTCGCTGGCCGCCTACAAGCTCTTCCGTCGCTCCTTCGTCGAACGGCACCGGCTGCGCTTCGTCGAGGGCCGGCTGCTGGCCGAGGACCTGCCGTTCGGCATCACCGCCCTGCTGCGCGCCGAGGTCGTCTCCGTCTTCGCCGAGCGCACCTGCTACTACCTGCACGGACGCGAGGACAACAGCAACGCCACCCGGCAGGACATCGACTGGTGCGAGTACCTCGACTACATCGGCACCGTTCTCGACCAGGTCGCCGCCGAGGTCCCGCCGGGCGCCGACCGCGACAAGCTGATGGTCCGGCACTTCCACGGCGAGATACTCATGCCCTTCGGGGCCTCCTACCTCGGCCGCGACGCGGCCGGCCGCCGGGCGATGGCCGCCGCCGCCCGCCCGCTCGTCGCGCGCTACCTCACCGACCGGGTGCGCGCCGCCCTGCCGCCCGCCCTGCGGCTGCGCGCCCACTGTCTGCACGCCGGGCTCGACGACGAGCTGACCGCCGTTGTCCGGGCCGACACCGAGTCCCGGCCGGGCCCGCCGCACCTGGACGACGACGGGCGCCTGTACGCCGGCTACCCGTTCTTCCGCGATCCGCGGCGCGACGTCCCCGATGCCTGCTACGACCTCACCGACCGCGTGGTGCTGCGCCAGCGGCTGGACCACCCGCACTGGGTGGGCGGCGTCCTGCACCTGCGGGGCACCGCCACGCTCCCCCCGCTCGGCGGCGACACCGCCGAGCTGCTCCTGCGCCGCGGCGCCACCACCCACCGCGTCCCGGCCCGCTACGAGGACGGCGGGTGGCAGGCCGCCGTCGACCCGGCGACCGCCGCGGACGGCGGGCCGCTGCCCGACGGCACCTGGGGCTTCAAGCTGGCGCTCACCGCGTACGGCACGGGCGGCGCGGGCGGGCCCGCACTGCGCCGTGAGGCCTGGCTGGTCCCCGAGGACGGGGACGGCGGCCCGGACTTCGCCCCGCGGATCGCCGGCCGCGGCCCCGCGGGCCCCGCCGTCGCCGCGCTCTTCCTCTCCCGGCCGCACGGCCATCTCCACCTCGACCTGGGCCGCGACGGGACGAGCCGGCCGCTCGGCACGGACCTGCGCGGCACCGCGGACGCCACCCGCTCCGGCCGCGCCACCCTCACCGCGCACCTCACCCTGCCCGGCTGCCCCGTGGACGCCGAGCTGCGGCTGCTCCTCGTCGACGGGGTGCGCACGGTGACCCTGCGCACCACAGCCGTCCGCGACACCGGCGACCACTACACCGTGCGCTCCCTGCTCCGCGGCGGCCCCCCGGGGACCTGGCGGGTGGTCCTGCGGGTGACCGCGGGCCCCCTCCGCCGCGAACTGCCGGTCCGCCCGGCCGGCGCCCCGCCCGGCACCCCGGGACAGCTGACCCTCACCGTGCCGGCGGCCGGCCCCCGGGCGAGGCTCCGACGGGTGGTCCGCGGCATCCGGCGCTTCCGCCGCTGA
- a CDS encoding glycosyltransferase family 2 protein: MKEALEPLPAGPTITPSAQVSVVVIAFNDVAHVCDAVRSALTQGDTVTEVIAVNDASTDGTGAALDDLARSAPRLRVLHRERNSGGCGTPRNDGLRAATGRYVMFLDSDDVLPPGAVGALLTAALEHDAPVAAGACVRRELPAHRDVPWQPGLYREPAVHESAEASPQLVRDTLCVNKLYARSFLDGHNITFPEGRFTYEDFVFTARVLAADPRIATIPDSVYIWHVRRSAAKQSISLDRTDVANWQARIAAHRASVQIFKDAGLKALAHAASTKFLDHDLRMYVRELHTRSADYRAEWWSLARDYLAGFEEADLRAARAPARWLARVVLASPAPQDLDRLTQLAARPGRLLPPYTEIDGRAVWSPDLPDVELDAIGSKPTHRLPVTIDAEPCVTGRGVLRLRIHDLYGRLAAAGPQSIDIELYRRRDERRGPVHTAALTRAAPAAAGSHACWTAEVALDLDALVEPGEHCADPEPWDLMAQVSCANGAGFRASLRAKGPGLRRRVLLSRRHLVLLVQPYATTGGALSLRVASGVRSVWRIAARRLRR; this comes from the coding sequence GTGAAAGAAGCCCTGGAGCCGCTGCCGGCGGGGCCCACCATCACGCCGTCCGCGCAGGTCAGCGTCGTCGTCATCGCCTTCAACGACGTCGCTCACGTCTGCGATGCGGTGCGCTCCGCACTCACGCAGGGCGACACGGTCACCGAAGTGATCGCGGTGAACGACGCCTCCACCGACGGAACCGGCGCCGCCCTGGACGACCTCGCCCGCAGCGCACCACGGCTGCGGGTCCTGCACCGCGAACGGAACAGCGGCGGCTGCGGCACCCCGCGCAACGACGGACTGCGCGCCGCCACCGGGCGCTACGTGATGTTCCTGGACAGCGACGACGTACTGCCGCCGGGCGCGGTCGGGGCGCTGCTGACCGCCGCGCTGGAGCACGACGCCCCGGTCGCGGCCGGCGCCTGCGTACGCCGTGAGCTGCCCGCGCACCGCGACGTCCCCTGGCAGCCCGGCCTCTACCGCGAACCGGCCGTGCACGAATCCGCCGAAGCCAGCCCCCAGCTGGTCCGCGACACGCTCTGCGTCAACAAGCTCTACGCGCGCTCGTTCCTGGACGGGCACAACATCACCTTCCCCGAGGGCCGCTTCACCTACGAGGACTTCGTCTTCACCGCGCGGGTGCTGGCCGCCGACCCGCGGATCGCGACCATCCCCGACAGCGTCTACATCTGGCATGTGCGCCGCTCGGCCGCCAAGCAGTCGATCTCGCTGGACCGCACCGACGTCGCCAACTGGCAGGCCCGGATCGCGGCCCACCGCGCCAGCGTGCAGATCTTCAAGGACGCCGGCCTCAAGGCGCTGGCGCACGCCGCGAGCACCAAGTTCCTCGACCACGACCTGCGGATGTACGTCCGCGAGCTGCACACCCGCAGCGCCGACTACCGCGCGGAGTGGTGGAGCCTGGCCCGCGACTACCTGGCCGGCTTCGAAGAGGCCGATCTGCGCGCGGCCCGCGCCCCGGCCCGCTGGCTGGCCCGCGTCGTGCTGGCCTCCCCGGCCCCGCAGGACCTGGACCGCCTGACCCAGCTGGCGGCCCGGCCCGGCCGACTGCTGCCGCCGTACACGGAGATCGACGGACGTGCGGTGTGGTCCCCGGACCTGCCCGACGTCGAGCTGGACGCGATCGGCAGCAAGCCGACGCACCGGCTGCCGGTGACCATCGACGCCGAGCCCTGCGTCACCGGCCGCGGGGTGCTGCGGCTGCGCATACACGATCTGTACGGGCGGCTGGCCGCGGCCGGGCCGCAGAGCATCGACATCGAGCTGTACCGCCGCCGGGACGAGCGGCGCGGCCCGGTCCACACCGCCGCGCTCACCCGCGCCGCCCCGGCCGCCGCCGGCTCCCACGCCTGCTGGACCGCCGAGGTCGCGCTGGATCTCGACGCGCTTGTCGAGCCGGGCGAACACTGCGCGGACCCCGAGCCCTGGGACCTGATGGCGCAGGTCAGCTGCGCGAACGGGGCCGGTTTCCGCGCCTCGCTGCGGGCCAAGGGCCCGGGGCTGCGGCGCCGGGTGCTGCTCAGCCGGCGGCATCTCGTCCTGCTGGTGCAGCCGTACGCGACCACCGGCGGGGCGCTGTCGCTCCGGGTCGCCTCGGGTGTGCGCAGCGTGTGGCGGATCGCCGCCCGGCGGCTGCGCCGCTGA
- a CDS encoding bifunctional glycosyltransferase/CDP-glycerol:glycerophosphate glycerophosphotransferase — MKPRLTVVIPVPRIEGSERNLQECLESVAAQTLTELDVVMVDGPPAPGGGDAAAPGTPAALARRFAERDPRFRIVHHPGSDPAPGCGAARNTGARHAYPHTAYLAFLDADDVLLPRAYEDLTGLLDKSGADLATGNVYRLGAAGRSQCAHHAAGRETALRTHISEDLTLLSDHFAGNKVFRRTFWDAHELAFPEGEFCHDAAVTLPAHFLAEAVDVLHEHVCYWRLPEGPDRHRRPDARGVRERFAVVAGIRRFLDDPAHPRLGAHRRDYDRAQLTDGLLDLIDALPAATPEFRTAFLDCARDFLAGVDPRLFRTLPVELRMRWYLIRTGRLTGLLALLGHEARNPAGFTVAGPPLRKRAVLPLTPPLELPPGVTRLDRADFPVRARVVAASWQDGALVLRGYAYIRNLDAAARHSYLKTAVLSCGRRRVLLPLRTVLMPAATAESGQEQHCYDWSGFEVRLDPARLRRGGRWEEGEWTLGLLLASAGVLRTASLAAPETGSGAAPCAHEVAGDGAGDGVRITPRYADGRLRLSVTRRTRRLAGRHAAAAGTLDLTVTAPGPPPAALRVTHQATGTVVSFPVETEPPGGPGPGQADATPPAAAPAAARLTFRIRLDALVAARPTRDGAPRAIAPAHTESWVPELVLPGGGTDPIACDPWLAPLSCPLPHGRELIVAATPAGDLVLHDRVPQPYLDRALWRPDGTLLVAGRLPDAAPHASELVLKHGAHATELAFPATHDDGRFHCALPLGALPSLAGTVPLREGRWTLHLREQGAPGSPLDAPVRCAPTVLDGLPAARTVRGKPLTLDRHRHDEALVTAGPALPATDRGPYRRRMLREQHYALHRSRPLRDTVLYSSFGGRAYGDSPRAVHEELVRRDMDAEHLWAVRDAQSAVPETARAVLVGSAEWHGALAHSRWVVTNTHLPRWFTRRGGQRIIQTWHGTPLKRIGADLSGTLCGGLAHLAPRPRVSRQWSVLLSPNAHSTPVLRAALGYSGRLVETGLPRTDAFFAPDRDRIAAAVRERLGIEPGRKVVLYAPTPRDDLAYDAGHHRLHLPLDLDLARRELADDHVLLVRGHPLVADRLPAHHAPFALDVCAHPDATELLLAADVLVTDYSSLAADFANTGRPMLFLTPDLPHYRDTLRGFTLDFEARAPGPLLTCTGELIDALGDLTAIAASGAAAYADFRQTFCHRDDGGAAGRVADLMER; from the coding sequence ATGAAGCCTCGGCTCACCGTCGTCATCCCGGTCCCTCGCATCGAGGGGTCCGAGCGGAATCTGCAGGAGTGCCTGGAGTCGGTCGCGGCGCAGACGCTGACCGAGCTGGATGTGGTGATGGTGGACGGCCCGCCCGCACCGGGCGGCGGGGACGCCGCCGCACCGGGCACGCCCGCGGCCCTCGCCCGCCGCTTCGCCGAGCGGGACCCGCGGTTCCGGATCGTCCACCACCCCGGGAGCGACCCGGCCCCCGGCTGTGGCGCGGCCCGCAACACCGGCGCCCGGCACGCCTATCCGCACACCGCGTACCTGGCCTTCCTCGACGCCGACGATGTGCTGCTGCCGCGCGCCTACGAGGACCTCACCGGCCTGCTGGACAAGTCCGGCGCGGACCTGGCGACCGGCAACGTCTACCGGCTCGGCGCGGCGGGCCGCAGCCAGTGCGCACACCACGCGGCCGGCCGGGAGACCGCCCTGCGCACCCACATCAGCGAGGACCTCACGCTGCTGTCGGACCACTTCGCCGGCAACAAGGTCTTCCGCCGCACCTTCTGGGACGCCCACGAACTCGCCTTCCCCGAGGGCGAGTTCTGCCATGACGCGGCGGTGACGCTGCCCGCGCACTTCCTTGCCGAGGCGGTCGACGTGCTGCATGAGCACGTCTGCTACTGGCGGCTGCCGGAAGGGCCCGACCGCCACCGGCGGCCCGATGCCCGGGGCGTGCGGGAGCGGTTCGCGGTGGTGGCCGGCATCCGCCGGTTCCTCGACGACCCGGCGCACCCCCGGCTCGGCGCCCACCGGCGCGACTACGACCGCGCACAGCTCACCGACGGGCTGCTCGACCTCATCGACGCGCTGCCGGCGGCCACGCCCGAATTCCGCACCGCGTTCCTGGACTGCGCCCGTGACTTCCTCGCCGGCGTCGACCCGCGGCTGTTCCGCACGCTCCCCGTGGAGCTGCGGATGCGCTGGTATCTGATCCGCACCGGCCGGCTGACCGGTCTGCTCGCCCTGCTCGGTCACGAGGCCCGCAACCCGGCCGGGTTCACCGTCGCCGGACCGCCGCTGCGCAAGCGGGCGGTGCTGCCGCTGACGCCGCCGCTGGAGCTGCCGCCGGGCGTGACCCGGCTGGACCGCGCCGACTTCCCCGTTCGTGCCCGGGTCGTGGCGGCGTCGTGGCAGGACGGCGCGCTGGTGCTGCGCGGCTACGCCTACATCCGCAACCTGGACGCCGCGGCCCGGCACAGCTACCTCAAAACGGCGGTGCTCTCGTGCGGGCGGCGGCGGGTGCTGCTGCCGCTGCGGACGGTCCTGATGCCGGCGGCGACCGCCGAGTCCGGTCAGGAGCAGCACTGTTACGACTGGTCGGGCTTCGAGGTGCGGCTCGACCCGGCCCGGCTGCGCAGGGGCGGACGCTGGGAGGAGGGCGAATGGACGCTCGGGCTGCTGCTGGCCTCCGCGGGCGTGCTGCGGACCGCGTCGCTGGCCGCGCCCGAGACCGGCTCGGGCGCCGCACCGTGCGCCCATGAGGTGGCCGGGGACGGCGCGGGGGACGGCGTACGGATCACGCCCCGGTACGCGGACGGGCGGCTGCGGCTGTCGGTGACCCGCCGCACCCGGCGGCTGGCCGGCCGGCACGCGGCGGCGGCCGGGACCCTGGACCTGACCGTCACCGCGCCCGGCCCGCCGCCCGCCGCCCTGCGGGTGACCCACCAGGCGACCGGCACGGTGGTGTCGTTCCCGGTGGAGACGGAGCCGCCGGGTGGGCCGGGCCCCGGGCAGGCGGATGCGACGCCGCCCGCCGCCGCGCCCGCCGCCGCCCGGCTGACCTTCCGTATCCGTCTCGACGCCCTGGTCGCCGCGCGCCCCACCCGGGACGGGGCGCCGCGGGCCATCGCGCCGGCGCACACCGAGAGCTGGGTGCCCGAGCTGGTCCTGCCCGGCGGCGGCACCGACCCGATCGCCTGCGACCCCTGGCTCGCCCCCCTCTCCTGTCCGCTCCCGCACGGCCGCGAGCTGATCGTCGCAGCCACCCCCGCCGGCGACCTCGTGCTGCACGACCGCGTCCCGCAGCCGTACCTGGACCGGGCCCTGTGGCGCCCGGACGGCACCCTGCTGGTGGCGGGCCGGCTGCCGGACGCCGCGCCGCACGCCAGCGAACTGGTCCTCAAACACGGCGCCCACGCCACCGAGCTGGCCTTCCCCGCCACCCACGACGACGGCCGCTTCCACTGTGCGCTGCCGCTGGGCGCACTGCCCTCGCTCGCCGGGACGGTGCCGCTGCGCGAGGGCCGCTGGACGCTGCACCTGCGCGAACAGGGCGCGCCCGGCTCCCCGCTGGACGCCCCGGTGCGCTGCGCGCCGACCGTCCTGGACGGGCTGCCGGCCGCCCGCACGGTCCGCGGCAAGCCGCTCACCCTCGACCGGCACCGGCACGACGAGGCCCTCGTCACGGCGGGCCCCGCGCTGCCCGCCACCGACCGCGGCCCCTACCGGCGCCGGATGCTGCGCGAACAGCACTACGCGCTGCACCGCTCCCGTCCGCTGCGCGACACCGTCCTCTACAGCAGCTTCGGCGGCCGCGCGTACGGGGATTCACCGCGCGCGGTGCACGAGGAGCTGGTCCGCCGGGACATGGACGCGGAGCATCTGTGGGCGGTGCGCGACGCCCAGAGCGCGGTGCCGGAAACGGCCCGGGCGGTGCTCGTGGGCAGCGCCGAGTGGCACGGCGCGCTGGCGCACAGCCGTTGGGTGGTCACCAACACCCATCTGCCCCGCTGGTTCACCCGGCGCGGCGGCCAGCGCATCATCCAGACCTGGCACGGCACCCCGCTCAAGCGGATCGGCGCCGATCTGAGCGGCACCCTGTGCGGGGGGCTGGCCCATCTGGCGCCGCGGCCGCGGGTGAGCCGGCAGTGGAGCGTACTGCTGTCGCCCAACGCCCACAGCACCCCGGTGCTGCGCGCCGCGCTCGGCTACTCCGGCCGCCTGGTGGAGACCGGATTGCCGCGCACCGACGCCTTCTTCGCGCCCGACCGCGACCGGATCGCGGCCGCGGTGCGCGAGCGGCTGGGCATCGAGCCCGGCCGGAAGGTCGTGCTGTACGCGCCGACCCCGCGCGACGACCTGGCCTACGACGCCGGGCACCACCGGCTGCATCTGCCGCTCGACCTGGACCTGGCGCGGCGGGAGCTGGCGGACGACCACGTGCTGCTGGTCCGCGGCCATCCGCTGGTCGCCGACCGGCTGCCCGCCCACCACGCGCCCTTCGCCCTCGACGTCTGTGCCCACCCCGACGCCACCGAGCTGCTGCTGGCCGCGGACGTGCTGGTCACCGACTACTCCTCGCTGGCCGCCGACTTCGCCAACACCGGCCGCCCGATGCTCTTCCTCACCCCGGATCTGCCGCACTACCGCGACACCCTGCGCGGCTTCACCCTCGACTTCGAGGCGCGGGCACCGGGGCCGCTGCTCACCTGTACCGGTGAACTGATCGACGCGCTGGGCGACTTGACGGCGATCGCCGCGTCGGGGGCGGCGGCCTACGCGGATTTCCGGCAGACGTTCTGCCACCGGGACGACGGCGGGGCGGCGGGCCGGGTCGCGGATCTGATGGAGCGGTGA